Proteins encoded together in one Eriocheir sinensis breed Jianghai 21 chromosome 41, ASM2467909v1, whole genome shotgun sequence window:
- the LOC127009494 gene encoding meiosis-specific nuclear structural protein 1-like, translating into MERHFGNYASLRQQIVNSSPELRALESKLQACAVTRDNKAAIAEKGVHEKLRKIGEREYADLVKMMDQEEQLSATLTLADQHAKIQETQRVLKDQINEKEANKAKTEAEKVVEMMAEVDESKVMEEEKKEHWMKKQAYQENTRQILQKQAQLRKLLEEENKLEDRNLSRSAEEYNVKIELQKEMEHQKAEMQRLEYQQRELSLVQKLEEQQIKRDMLQETKLELEILEKTAQERKIIEEKEKKREEARLNLLKGLDDQIRYKEEQESKEQEKEAEYGKLLLEVMAEEGRLEQLVARARRQRQLDHRQLVECLLKERRALRAKLMEQRRQEDQEESAYNHLRKSILEEEEKLLLLKHAPHLLPFFTPELRARLRQLI; encoded by the exons ATGGAGAGACATTTTGGGAACTACGCCTCTTTAAG GCAGCAGATTGTTAATTCCAGTCCAGAGTTGAGAGCATTGGAGTCAAAACTTCAAGCCTGTGCGGTTACTCGTGACAACAAGGCAGCCATCGCTGAAAAAGGAGTTCatgagaaattaagaaaa ATTGGAGAAAGAGAATATGCTGACTTGGTGAAGATGATGGACCAAGAAGAACAGCTTTCTGCAACCCTGACTCTGGCTGACCAACATGCCAAAATACAGGAAACTCAGAGGG TCTTGAAGGATCAGATCAATGAAAAGGAAGCCAACAAAGCCAAAACGGAGGCTGAGAAAGTGGTTGAGATGATGGCTGAGGTGGATGAGAgcaaggtgatggaagaggagaaaaaaga GCATTGGATGAAGAAGCAAGCATACCAAGAAAACACTCGACAGATCCTTCAGAAGCAGGCCCAGCTGAGGAAGCTTcttgaagaggaaaataaattagaaGACAGAAATCTTTCAAG ATCGGCAGAAGAATATAATGTGAAGATAGAACTCCAGAAGGAAATGGAACATCAGAAAGCAGAGATGCAGAGGCTTGAATACCAACAACGAGAGCTGTCTCTTGTTCAGAAACTAGAGGAGCAGCAG ATAAAAAGAGACATGCTTCAGGAAACAAAGCTGGAATTGGAGATATTGGAAAAAACTGCTCAAGAGAGGAAAATtattgaagaaaaggagaagaaaagagaggaagcaagaCTCAACCTCCTTAAAGGACTAGATGACCAAATAAG ataTAAAGAGGAGCAAGAATCTaaggagcaagaaaaagaggCAGAATATGGAAAATTG CTTCTGGAGGTCATGGCTGAGGAAGGTCGCCTGGAGCAGCTGGTGGCCAGGGCTCGCAGGCAGAGGCAGCTGGATCACCGCCAGCTGGTTGAATGCCTCCTGAAGGAGCGGCGAGCACTGAGGGCCAAGCTAATGGAGCAGCGGCGGCAAGAAGACCAGGAAGAATCAGCATATAACCATCTCAG AAAAAGcatcttggaggaggaagaaaagctccTGCTGCTCAAGCACGCGCCGCACCTGCTGCcgttcttcaccccggagctgcGCGCCCGGCTCAGGCAGCTCATCTGA